A stretch of Metabacillus sp. FJAT-52054 DNA encodes these proteins:
- a CDS encoding LysM peptidoglycan-binding domain-containing protein, with the protein MRKSLFLGMALAGAISFAAASDAEAASQTYRVKSGDSLSKIAHVNKVSVSQLKQWNHLKTDVIHTGKTLYVKKPATQATASSSSKHIVRSGETLSSISKKYAVSIDKIKEANRLKSAVIKTGQTLIIPKAAPVKPATTAKKPAPAKAASPAKVTYYIVKPGNTLSAIAKLFNTPVQEIKRLNGLKSDKLLVGQKLKMTEGVLPVLADGTFPLKPGTYQAYPDSWGNSRSYGGSRTHEGIDIMAKKGTPITSVTDGVIEKYGWNELGGWRLTIKTKENFRIYYAHLDQYAAGMMQGGTVKKGQYLGTVGDSGYGKTGTKGKFAPHLHIGVYNQSFQAVNPYPFLIFWERK; encoded by the coding sequence ATGAGAAAAAGCCTATTCTTAGGGATGGCTTTGGCAGGAGCAATCAGTTTCGCTGCAGCTTCGGATGCAGAAGCGGCATCACAGACGTACCGGGTAAAATCGGGAGACAGCCTGTCCAAAATCGCACATGTTAACAAAGTATCAGTCAGCCAGCTGAAACAATGGAATCACCTTAAAACCGACGTGATTCACACAGGGAAAACATTATATGTGAAGAAACCCGCCACTCAAGCCACTGCCTCCAGTTCAAGTAAACACATCGTCCGATCAGGAGAAACCTTATCTTCCATCTCAAAAAAGTATGCTGTATCGATTGATAAAATTAAAGAAGCCAACCGGTTAAAGTCTGCGGTCATAAAAACAGGACAAACCTTGATTATCCCTAAAGCAGCTCCTGTAAAACCAGCTACCACGGCTAAGAAACCGGCACCAGCGAAAGCAGCTTCGCCGGCTAAAGTAACCTACTATATCGTAAAACCGGGAAATACCCTCTCTGCCATTGCCAAACTATTTAATACGCCGGTCCAGGAGATCAAGAGATTAAATGGTTTAAAGAGTGACAAATTGCTTGTAGGGCAAAAGTTAAAAATGACAGAGGGTGTATTGCCTGTACTTGCCGATGGAACCTTTCCTTTAAAACCTGGAACCTATCAGGCCTACCCTGATTCATGGGGCAATTCCAGAAGCTATGGCGGTTCAAGGACCCATGAAGGAATCGACATTATGGCGAAAAAGGGAACGCCTATCACTTCCGTAACCGATGGAGTCATTGAGAAATACGGCTGGAACGAATTGGGCGGATGGAGATTAACCATTAAAACCAAAGAAAACTTCCGAATTTATTACGCCCATCTGGATCAATATGCAGCGGGCATGATGCAAGGTGGAACTGTTAAGAAAGGCCAGTACCTCGGTACAGTCGGGGATAGCGGGTATGGAAAGACCGGAACAAAAGGAAAGTTTGCTCCGCATTTGCATATCGGCGTCTACAATCAAAGCTTCCAAGCGGTTAACCCCTATCCGTTTTTAATTTTTTGGGAAAGAAAATGA
- a CDS encoding FapA family protein — MVLTNNEFFHLEEENGTIYLTVMKEGYMLSNFNQLLEKHPRISITSFQNLKKGMEEASGQRTPIAQYLPLITHTISQDKMTASVKILAAGEEFNEIVKDLPRMIMDVLSEKGVTEGFLLDSHKENLKPLKWIEAAKGIEPVHGIDAVIRTYDLSERRPVIEETGRANFYNMNFIDEVEEGDWLGEKISPTDGTNGMNVLGEELKARKGKDKRLQYDPNSVRLSEEDGRSVLRAGIRGIVSKTLGKISIANHLLIEGDVGIGTGNIEFEGSVTVKGTVQEGFSVKAGIDIAVMSELGVRQVGLIESLNGDIFIKGGVFGHGTIKAAKNIFVKHANECTLTAGEDIHIGFYAKGSSLQAKNVITEQHKGKIFGGHIIAKGKVYASEIGNKIELKTLIQVEGFERSKLKEEYMTLLNEYKQAIQSIEEIQRHLEIYENFAHNLNASQQTQLEKLKIAHDGKLKEISVFEQKRTSLMKMLETKGDGEISIFEKAYPETYIEIKNMKKKVDSLTKGTFYASGRELKYE, encoded by the coding sequence ATGGTTTTAACAAATAATGAATTTTTTCATCTGGAAGAAGAGAACGGCACGATTTATCTTACCGTAATGAAAGAGGGCTATATGCTTTCTAATTTTAATCAGCTTCTTGAAAAACACCCCAGAATTTCGATTACCTCCTTTCAAAATCTAAAAAAAGGGATGGAAGAAGCGTCCGGTCAAAGGACACCCATCGCTCAATATCTCCCCCTCATTACACACACCATCAGTCAGGATAAGATGACAGCGAGTGTCAAGATCCTTGCAGCGGGTGAAGAATTCAATGAAATCGTTAAAGATTTACCTCGTATGATCATGGATGTTCTAAGTGAAAAAGGTGTTACAGAAGGCTTTTTACTGGATAGTCACAAGGAAAACCTGAAGCCTCTGAAATGGATAGAGGCTGCAAAGGGGATTGAGCCTGTCCATGGAATAGACGCCGTGATCCGGACCTATGATCTTTCCGAGAGAAGGCCGGTCATCGAAGAAACCGGCAGAGCCAATTTTTACAATATGAATTTTATAGATGAAGTGGAGGAAGGAGATTGGCTCGGTGAAAAAATTTCGCCGACAGACGGAACAAATGGCATGAATGTCCTTGGAGAAGAGCTGAAAGCAAGAAAAGGCAAGGATAAACGGCTTCAGTATGATCCAAATTCTGTCCGGCTGTCCGAAGAAGATGGAAGATCGGTTTTGAGGGCAGGAATACGAGGGATTGTTTCGAAGACACTCGGCAAGATTTCAATCGCTAACCACCTCTTAATTGAAGGAGACGTGGGAATCGGGACTGGAAATATAGAATTTGAAGGCTCCGTGACGGTGAAAGGAACCGTTCAGGAGGGATTCTCGGTTAAGGCGGGCATCGACATTGCGGTCATGTCGGAACTCGGTGTAAGGCAAGTCGGACTGATTGAATCACTGAATGGAGATATTTTTATCAAAGGAGGAGTTTTCGGACACGGCACCATCAAAGCCGCTAAAAACATTTTCGTGAAGCATGCCAACGAATGTACGCTGACAGCCGGGGAAGACATTCATATCGGTTTTTACGCAAAAGGCAGCAGCCTCCAGGCGAAAAATGTAATCACAGAGCAGCATAAAGGAAAAATTTTCGGCGGGCACATTATCGCGAAGGGCAAGGTTTATGCGAGTGAGATTGGCAATAAAATTGAGCTGAAAACCTTGATTCAGGTAGAGGGCTTTGAACGGAGCAAGCTCAAGGAAGAGTATATGACCCTTCTAAACGAATATAAACAGGCTATACAAAGCATAGAAGAAATACAGCGTCATCTCGAAATCTATGAAAATTTTGCCCATAATTTGAATGCAAGCCAGCAAACCCAGCTGGAAAAGCTTAAAATTGCCCATGATGGCAAGCTTAAGGAAATCTCCGTATTTGAACAGAAGCGCACGTCTTTGATGAAAATGCTTGAAACGAAAGGGGATGGAGAAATCTCCATCTTTGAGAAGGCTTATCCCGAAACCTATATCGAAATCAAAAACATGAAGAAAAAGGTCGATTCTTTAACGAAGGGTACCTTTTACGCATCCGGCCGAGAGTTGAAATATGAATAA
- a CDS encoding GAF domain-containing protein, translating to MSLEKSYRYEILLQAIEVFTQRYDKSALFEFAFDFANQLLTLGQSALFIREDDRLTLIHTRNYDIQDYHIPVTEKLNRLPLYHGRPISSHQLNTYFSEEFIRDFSAAHVIPLINDTHLVGLIVTDGKSAGEFSKDDEISSTIMMSLVNSSLENNQRFLDFQSINQELDRKVFSLFVLNQSIKALLSELNVRKLYEMATDVFSEISGSRVTSFGIYDPLTHRIKLKGYRNVHSFHRLYAELKMKEIQSCPNRIVISMKEDSDLLDQLFEDTSALLELEAEYIILIQKERLIGLVTLSDSRQNTHYDSGTIELIETLASSTYIALNNAQLFEKQEKQKREAESKLNVLQMYNRLIRTINSCRTREELLKLSISTLELGFGVSKAFFAFDNGKAYEVAECTGADLAGETFVFEDHVGQNIQDEIYYDYFANRLNTCFADESFCEKLGESTGIVIAPIQMNPEYNYNGQVHRPYGYLIVTQTAENLKEEEILLIDTITRNITPLIYHMDQKETFIFSES from the coding sequence ATGAGTCTTGAAAAATCATATCGATACGAAATCCTGCTGCAGGCAATTGAAGTTTTCACTCAAAGGTATGACAAAAGCGCACTATTTGAGTTTGCGTTTGATTTTGCCAATCAGCTACTGACCCTCGGACAGTCGGCTCTTTTTATAAGAGAAGATGATCGATTGACCTTGATACATACGAGGAATTATGACATTCAAGACTATCACATCCCAGTAACAGAAAAGTTAAACCGTCTTCCTCTTTACCACGGAAGACCGATCTCCTCCCATCAGCTGAACACATACTTTTCTGAAGAATTTATTCGGGATTTTTCGGCGGCACATGTCATTCCCCTGATTAACGATACGCATCTGGTCGGTTTGATTGTGACAGATGGCAAATCGGCCGGGGAGTTTTCAAAGGATGACGAGATTAGTTCGACGATTATGATGAGTCTCGTGAATTCTTCCCTTGAGAACAACCAGCGGTTTCTTGACTTCCAATCGATCAATCAGGAATTGGACCGGAAAGTATTCAGCCTGTTTGTCTTAAACCAAAGTATAAAGGCGCTTCTTTCGGAACTCAATGTCCGCAAGCTGTATGAGATGGCGACAGATGTATTCAGCGAAATTTCCGGAAGCCGCGTCACGAGCTTCGGAATCTATGACCCGCTCACACATCGCATTAAGCTGAAGGGATATCGGAATGTCCACTCCTTTCATCGCCTGTATGCGGAATTGAAAATGAAGGAAATCCAGAGCTGTCCAAATCGCATCGTCATCAGCATGAAAGAAGACAGTGACTTGCTGGATCAGCTTTTTGAGGATACATCTGCGCTGCTTGAGCTGGAAGCGGAGTACATTATTCTAATTCAAAAAGAGAGATTAATAGGGCTCGTTACCCTGAGCGATTCCCGGCAGAACACACATTATGACAGCGGTACGATTGAACTGATCGAAACGTTGGCCTCATCTACCTACATCGCATTAAACAATGCCCAGCTGTTTGAAAAGCAGGAAAAGCAGAAGCGGGAGGCTGAATCCAAGCTGAATGTTCTGCAGATGTATAACCGTTTGATCCGGACGATTAATTCCTGCAGAACAAGAGAGGAATTGCTGAAGCTATCCATCAGCACCCTTGAGCTCGGCTTTGGAGTCAGCAAGGCATTTTTTGCTTTTGACAACGGGAAAGCCTATGAGGTCGCGGAGTGTACAGGAGCGGATCTAGCGGGCGAAACCTTCGTATTTGAAGACCACGTGGGGCAGAACATTCAGGATGAAATCTACTATGACTATTTTGCAAATCGGCTGAACACCTGCTTTGCGGACGAAAGCTTCTGCGAAAAGCTGGGCGAATCCACCGGCATTGTCATAGCTCCCATTCAGATGAACCCCGAGTACAACTACAATGGACAGGTTCATAGACCGTATGGATACCTCATTGTCACACAGACAGCCGAAAATCTGAAAGAAGAGGAAATTCTGCTGATCGATACGATAACGAGAAACATTACACCGCTAATCTATCATATGGATCAAAAAGAAACCTTCATTTTTTCAGAGAGCTGA